The following DNA comes from Acipenser ruthenus chromosome 47, fAciRut3.2 maternal haplotype, whole genome shotgun sequence.
TGTAATTGTAACAGTATTCAAATATAGTAATAATACCTTATTTTGGagtttttttgcatttgtatttttgtattattattattattattattattattattattattattattatactgtcaATTTGATAGATTTACAGTTTAGGACTGGtgaagtgtaataataataataataataataataataataataataataataataataataataattgttgacAATAGGTGATATCGATGCATACTCTAAAATGAATACAACctattttaaaatacaagtttTAACAAAATCTATTAATAGGGAAGATTCCAGCCTATGTTGTGAAATACTTTTCCTACCTTTTGCTGTCTGACGGGAGTccagtttaaaatgaaatgcctgGTGCAGGACATTTTTCATAAAGACGATGGTATATGGTAATGAAGGGTCACCATAGTAACAGTGACATCAAACACATACCTTTTAAAGTAAAGGCGAAGTCACAGAAATTAATCAACAATTGAATTATAAAATGAGTGAGAGCAATATCATATTTATATGGAGATAATAAAACAGGAATGTGACCTTCTTAGGATCTTTAAACACGAGTCAACCCTTTTTATGCTATAAATAAATGAACTTTTCTTTATAAGTGATGACGTATAGTATAATTTGAGTTATAGTACTGTAGCACACGCGAACATTTTAGAAATACCTCCATTGATTCCTATGAGGATTTTTTTAATGGGATAACTGTTGTAAAGGGGATAGGTGTGGTTACCAACCTGTGGGTTACAAGAGCTGAGTGGGAGAGACACAGGAATAGAGTGGTATGAAACAGTGGGCGTGGGAGTGAAATAATCGCGGGACTGTACCGCGGGTGGGCGAGCGAGCGGAGACGAGAGCACTACGCTGATTCCTGGCTTTGTTTCAATGatgtttttataatatacatTATTACACACAGTTACGCTGTTAAGTAGTTGGGTGTGTATTATTTGCTTATGTTTTAGATTTGGATGGGATAGATGTACAGTGGTCACCTCATGGGATATGGTGACATGAGCAGCAGTTCTATGCGTTAAATAAATTCAAGCCTGTCTCGTAGTGTCTTAGTTCGGTGCCCACCAGTGCTCATGTTGGGTATTGCACACTTAGCTTTAGTAGGCTAGGAACCTCGCCGTGGTGGTAGCGGTTTTTCTACCAGTTTAGTTTACAATAATAAAGGAGTTTAAGTATCGTGTTCGGTCGTACGCGAACCCAAACAACGATTCTCCTAGATAAGGGCCAATTACAGCAGTGTTGACGGTACATTACTTCATGACAACAATCTGCAATATGCTatcaaatgtattattacattAATTTTATTTACATGCTGTCTATAGTCAATACAACAATGTTaaaacacactatatatatatatatatatatatatatatatatatatatatatatatatatatatatatatatataatgaaatgaaaattaaaatcAAGCCACAGACCGAgtatttttcatgtattttaatTCGGGTCGTGGCTAGCCCAGCCCACACAATAAACAATCTGCAAATAGAAAACATTCATTGGTTTACGAGTATTCCGTCATTGCCGTTCCAATTCGTGATTGGTTTGCGCTCTGTCAGTCATCGATGTAAACAGTAACGCTTCCTGGTTTAAAGTCTAAAATCGGTATTTCGGAAGGTTGCTTCCATGAAAGACGTTTGCTCGTGTTATATCGGGTTTCATTCGAAATAGGTTTGTCTTTAAGTTAACACAGTGGTAACATTAACACCGAGAAAGCTTCCTTTCCCTAGCCCCGCCGTTCTGTttagtttaattttgttttttttaaccgtaCCGGTATTTTTGAGAACGTGTTTATCAAACCATGGCGAGCTCAGTAAACGGGTTAGTTAATATACTGGAATCTTACAGAGGGCGAGATAAGGTGGTGAGTATGAGCCTTTTAAACTATGAAACCAGCAATTCAGATCAAAGTTACTGCTGTGATTATATAAACCCGTTCTTACTTAGTTCAGTAAATAACGCATAAGGTGACCATGTGACTCCGCGTTGAGCgagacagtttgggatagttcaggcttttcatctCGCAactcaatgcattctggtatgttttacctgtctcaggtaccattcttacctttaagagaagcaggactacgcttaccagaatgcattgggttgtgagttgaaaagcctgaactgtcccaaactgtcccgctgaacacagagccatatggtcatcTTAATACTGAAATAATGCAGTACGAGTCCTCAGCTGCGGTATGTACTGTATAATCGCAGTGAAGTGACAGGTATTCAGATCATGCGGTTAATCCTCCGAGGTGTATCGGCGATAGAATGAACTGATATATCTGAAtctagcattgttttttttttaaatatttattatatgtTTCATTCCAGAACCTGCATTATATGTGCTTCAGTGCTCTATAGAAACATGAATGTAACAATAATATAGCTATAAAATACACTAAATATAAATGTACTTTTGATTGAAAATACACACTGCCTGGCCAGTTTTATTAGGACTTGTCTACCCGATTGGGTTTGGCactgccctggtgtggggcatgttctcctggtgtaCCCTGGATCTCTGTGGATGGTCAAAGGAATGCCATTGCTTACTTAAGCATCACTGCAGATCGAGTCCACTCAGTAAGTCTGGATTGGTCCCTACTTTCAAGACGATAATGTACCCCTGGTTCAGGATCATGGAAGCCACTTCAGGCATATTCCATGGCCACCACAGTCCCTGAATCTCAATCCAGTTGAGCTTGTTTGGAATGACTGAAGGGATTTCCAGCCCCTTGACTCACCTTCcaagcaccttgtggagtctgtgctgtgtcaaggctgtgatcagggcaaactgTAGTCCTATGTGTACAGGCCCTAATAAAGGGGCCAGGCAGGGTATGTTTGAACAGTGTAGATCTGCAGCCCTTAATACACGGGACTATGAAGGCATTGCCACACATGTTGACCTTGTTTTTCCCTAGCAGTTTAAAGCCTGTGTTAAACAACCTTGAGTTGTAACATTGCTTTCATTCTTGTACAGATTTGTTGCCCTCTTATCTCTGCAGGTTAGAACACTCTGCTATGGCAGTCAGCTTGCTGGTGGGGTTTTGTGCCAGAAGGCGTCAGGGGGGTCTGAACTTGGAAAAAGCCTTTTAGTGTTTTCAGCACAGCTGAGTCAGTGTCGCACGGTGCTCAGGCTGTTTGATGACCTCTCCATGTACGCTTACTCGCGAGACTACGGCCTGGGAGCCAAGGTGAGACAGAGCAGCTATCCAGGTCTAAACTCTCAAATCAGTGCGGAGGAAGCGAGTAAAAGCCAGACCAAGACAGAACTGCCCAGACGGGGCATTCAAATATGGAGAAATGCCTTCAAACCTACACCACAACAGAGCTACTCagcatgattgcaaacaccatataAGGGAAAGGAACAAATTGAAGCTTTTTTTACTCCTTAAAAGATACCTAGCATTAACACAATTATCACTGGCCTCATTCAGATTAAGATCAAATGTTTAGCTGTCAGCTATACAGGGGATTTATAGTCATCTTTTCAATGTGTCCTGTCTTCTCCATTCAGTCAGTTGGGTTTGCTTGCCCCTCAGGATGAAGACTCTGCCCTGCGTTGCATGTCTGTGCTCAATAACCTGGCTGACCAGCTGTACTACCCCTGTGAACACCTCGCCTGGGCTGCCGACGCCAAGGTCATCAGCACACAGTCTGGCAAGTGGTGGACTTTGAGCACAGCACTGTGGGGGATCTCTCTGCTACTGGGTATAATGAGGTTAGCAAGACTTTAGAGATGCAAAGATCAGTTGATTCTTGATCGCCACCGCCTGTAGGTCACGAGCCTCAATTAAACACCCTGGGGCCTTATTTGAACCTGTTTTCTGAGGAAATGCAGTAAGTCTTATATTAGTATACAGTAGTGTGCcaatgtattagagcaccccattgcttctgttttgatttgttgtgcacatgaattcaaaccactggaactggaaattgtcaaaataggcaaattcgtgattgtgtaatttaattgattaatttaataggccacacgtgtaattaatttaaaatagtaagagaaaaggaagaCATAGCCacgaatggtaaaatgcatgagactttttagaagttgtttaagatgttaattaaagcacagagtggtctaacattttcacccATGAGTGCCCAtagtttctatatcactgattattGACAatgaaattctcacccccagaggttttcatgcaggtaggtatataaaggatataaattacAAATCTTGAAGTGTTCTAACACATTTGCACACTAGTGTGCTTTAGTGTGTCATATTTGTATTCTTTTGCAGGTCTCTGCGAG
Coding sequences within:
- the LOC117428848 gene encoding peroxisomal membrane protein 11C-like isoform X2, with translation MASSVNGLVNILESYRGRDKVVRTLCYGSQLAGGVLCQKASGGSELGKSLLVFSAQLSQCRTVLRLFDDLSMYAYSRDYGLGAKDEDSALRCMSVLNNLADQLYYPCEHLAWAADAKVISTQSGKWWTLSTALWGISLLLGIMRSLRAIVLFKRKLKQRERDSEAPNGMENRQQLCSEVFSILSSMADFANAVNWMPPGFLWAGKFPDWLVGLLGTTSSLIGLYQMCAGGSGGSV
- the LOC117428848 gene encoding peroxisomal membrane protein 11C-like isoform X1, giving the protein MASSVNGLVNILESYRGRDKVVRTLCYGSQLAGGVLCQKASGGSELGKSLLVFSAQLSQCRTVLRLFDDLSMYAYSRDYGLGAKDEDSALRCMSVLNNLADQLYYPCEHLAWAADAKVISTQSGKWWTLSTALWGISLLLGIMRSLRAIVLFKRKLKQRERDRCVGSSEAPNGMENRQQLCSEVFSILSSMADFANAVNWMPPGFLWAGKFPDWLVGLLGTTSSLIGLYQMCAGGSGGSV